One Fontisphaera persica DNA window includes the following coding sequences:
- a CDS encoding glycosyltransferase produces the protein MNTTEVSQPLDDRLWQQDPVLARFFALATRPGSRCRAVSLDFFDTLVLRLTHRPTDVFYEVGERLQAQGVFRQPVTPVAFEVYRRAAERQARQRWIHPDKRREDINLAEIYAELQEVVAAPQAPEVEVAVEQEICLLNPAVFSLAQRLKDAGLQVVIVSDVYLSASHLRAILAANRVPEDFFTAIYTSSDAGVCKGTGRLFEWVLQRQGWRPDEVLHLGDNLHADVLGARKAGVRALGYVAHHVPEYGPLMAREQILLGGQQPWFSLDALRLLAARHFPGEHPEAFFAREGAMLFGPLLTRFAEWACDQFASAGVEKVGAFMREGELLGKLIQREAHRRGLSLEVSPLYANRASTELAALGRLTADNVVDWLQRRTSLTVGQILDQLGVASSCRKHLEVAETAKLTDQTSILRLAKFIFREEVASQIERQSRELRRLFLDYFTAWLHGSSIVGLCDLGYNATAQWQIQRILRLEGVPNRLLGCYVVTCERAAERVLEGLEVRDFLGAYGHPAWHLAAFLRSPAFAEICLNAPVGTTLGYRRLENGGVEPVLEEARFSAPVKQQCAAFKQGVELFQELWHWQLDRRPLLGDSRQAFAQKLRQHMDQRLHAILSRLAAFPLGVELQHFGAMQLDDRYLETGLTTIIQPPQLQAFRERGYASLLSQQKVLWPQGVLHAASPDTAVRFFQMADALLKNFPHGNYELHKPEWLVITPWDLKIQALEGMIRSLEKQAQTAGACSVMLLVPDAKLAKQALAEMKLPIQVSLTCVENRKDLKLLQHMQELATCSCEPWIWLLPCACPLPEVPWTQLLVEKQVGLWHAPGFGLLLRREAWLASCMLEAAASLEQAQTQLSKDLAALGWQVWPETQSRHEPPPPSHAKAELAWMGTFDDHGSLSSVNRALTAALEARGQRGITRLPLEKHTTLPNPKAVVVRHAWPPDWRRPACSKFVVIQPWEYGRLPQEWVKQSGQVDQFWVPSTYVQRVYVESGIPAEKVRVVPNGVDVSRFHPAAPPRELPTRKRFKFLFVGGTIFRKGPDALLEAYLASFTAQDDVCLVIKDFGGDSFYAGQTMAEKIQSLQQKPGLPEIVYLNEDWPGEALPGLYTACDCLVHPYRGEGFGLPVLEAMACGLPVIVTRGGGADDFTPDALVYAVPAQRRSIGNTLSGMTLAGEGWVLEPDRRALMQWMKHVVAHVDEAKQKGRAAAAHVREHWTWDAAARKALVCLAEWETAPPSNSTPAAPVAGAKPISITLPPAGWLGNLQEAREHFNQKHWRPAWEETLKAIQLRPYHPEAYLLLAEIARALNDMETARRMAERSRRMAPAWKAPKKLLNALHGKGTAKCKDWPQPPAESAAPRLTVALIVKNEEAFLDRCLASVRELAAQIVVVDTGSTDRTVEIARAHGAEVHHFAWCDDFSAARNAMLEHVRGDWVLMLDADEELKAESRARLLEEIKNDKVMAYRLPLEDVGAEAEGCSYVPRLWRNAPGLFFVGRVHEQIFSSIEVRRTEWGLDNALSQAVLRHYGYTAEVTQARGKVERNLRLLQAAVQELPDEPNLLMNLGLELARSGRLEEALEQYEAAFQSMSRKPLAQVVPELRESLLMQYASHLMQARRFGDVVRVLRSPLAGLQGGLTASLHFALGLALLEEKRPQEAAVEMRACLAKRQRPCLGRINTLIHTAAPWHCLAKALALAGETQAARQAFADAIHTWPDYLPLRWDYACWLWQQREAVPALEQLHAIVSRDARHLAAWRLGAEIALSQPEYHEFALDWTGEAIKCNPDTNELKALRAEALLLNGQPEEALPLLQQVALNGHFRLHAARILCELALSQPPAALAPEKEMQVSREFVGWYRRLIDSRGAAALQQVNQRLEHLAAVLPSAARLLQAALAEADTDAAGGQQNISTTA, from the coding sequence ATGAACACCACCGAGGTTTCCCAGCCGCTGGACGACAGGCTCTGGCAACAAGACCCGGTCCTAGCCCGCTTCTTCGCGCTGGCCACCCGCCCGGGAAGCCGCTGCCGGGCGGTCTCACTGGATTTTTTTGACACGCTCGTATTGCGTTTGACGCATCGGCCCACGGACGTGTTTTATGAGGTGGGCGAGCGCCTGCAAGCACAGGGGGTTTTCCGCCAGCCCGTGACCCCTGTGGCTTTTGAAGTTTATCGCCGTGCGGCAGAGCGCCAGGCGCGCCAGCGGTGGATTCACCCCGACAAGCGGCGTGAAGATATTAACCTGGCAGAGATATACGCCGAACTGCAAGAGGTGGTGGCTGCGCCGCAGGCGCCAGAGGTGGAGGTGGCGGTGGAACAGGAAATATGCCTGCTCAATCCCGCGGTCTTTAGTCTGGCGCAAAGACTGAAAGACGCGGGCTTGCAGGTCGTCATCGTATCCGATGTTTATCTCAGCGCATCGCATTTGCGTGCCATTCTGGCGGCCAATCGCGTCCCGGAAGATTTCTTCACTGCCATTTACACTTCCAGTGATGCGGGGGTGTGCAAGGGCACCGGGCGATTGTTTGAGTGGGTGTTGCAGCGGCAGGGATGGCGTCCCGACGAAGTGCTGCACTTGGGGGATAACCTGCACGCTGACGTGCTGGGCGCTCGCAAGGCGGGGGTGCGCGCCCTGGGTTATGTGGCACATCACGTGCCGGAGTATGGCCCCCTCATGGCTCGTGAACAGATTCTTTTGGGCGGCCAGCAACCGTGGTTCAGTCTGGACGCGCTGCGCTTGCTGGCGGCCCGCCATTTTCCCGGCGAGCATCCCGAGGCGTTCTTTGCGCGCGAGGGGGCCATGCTGTTCGGACCCCTGCTGACCCGCTTTGCGGAATGGGCTTGTGATCAATTCGCCTCCGCCGGCGTGGAAAAGGTGGGCGCATTCATGCGCGAGGGCGAATTATTGGGAAAATTGATTCAACGGGAGGCGCATCGCCGTGGTCTTTCCCTGGAAGTCTCCCCGTTATATGCGAATCGCGCCTCCACCGAGCTGGCGGCGTTGGGCCGGTTGACGGCCGACAACGTGGTGGATTGGCTCCAACGGCGCACCTCCCTCACCGTGGGACAGATTCTAGACCAATTGGGAGTGGCCTCCTCCTGCCGCAAACATTTGGAAGTCGCGGAAACGGCCAAGTTGACCGACCAGACCAGCATCCTGCGCCTGGCGAAATTCATCTTCCGGGAGGAAGTGGCTTCGCAAATCGAAAGGCAAAGCCGGGAACTGCGGCGGCTGTTTTTGGATTATTTCACCGCCTGGCTGCACGGCAGCTCCATTGTGGGCTTGTGCGACCTGGGTTACAACGCCACCGCCCAGTGGCAAATCCAACGCATCTTGCGCCTGGAAGGAGTGCCCAACCGTTTGCTGGGTTGTTATGTGGTCACTTGCGAGCGGGCGGCGGAACGGGTCCTGGAGGGATTGGAAGTGCGCGATTTTCTGGGGGCCTATGGCCATCCCGCATGGCATCTGGCGGCTTTCCTGCGGAGTCCGGCTTTTGCTGAGATATGCCTTAATGCGCCGGTGGGGACCACCTTGGGTTACAGGCGGCTGGAAAACGGCGGGGTGGAGCCCGTGCTGGAAGAGGCGCGTTTTTCTGCACCGGTGAAACAGCAATGTGCGGCCTTTAAACAGGGCGTCGAACTGTTTCAGGAATTGTGGCACTGGCAGCTCGACCGCCGGCCTTTGCTGGGTGATTCGCGCCAGGCTTTTGCCCAGAAGCTGAGGCAGCATATGGATCAACGCCTGCATGCCATCTTGAGCCGGCTGGCGGCCTTTCCCCTGGGGGTTGAACTCCAACACTTTGGCGCGATGCAGTTGGACGACCGTTATCTGGAGACCGGCCTGACGACCATCATCCAACCACCGCAGTTGCAGGCCTTTCGCGAGCGCGGTTATGCCAGCCTGTTGAGCCAGCAAAAGGTCTTATGGCCGCAAGGCGTGTTGCATGCCGCAAGCCCTGACACCGCCGTACGCTTCTTCCAAATGGCCGATGCCTTGCTGAAAAACTTCCCCCACGGGAACTATGAGCTCCACAAACCCGAATGGCTGGTCATCACCCCCTGGGATTTGAAGATACAGGCCCTTGAGGGAATGATCAGGTCTTTGGAAAAACAGGCGCAAACGGCGGGAGCTTGCTCGGTCATGTTGCTGGTGCCGGATGCCAAGCTGGCCAAACAGGCCCTGGCGGAAATGAAGTTGCCAATTCAGGTGTCCTTGACCTGTGTGGAAAACCGCAAAGACTTGAAACTCCTGCAGCATATGCAAGAGCTGGCCACCTGTTCATGTGAACCTTGGATTTGGTTGCTGCCTTGCGCGTGCCCCCTGCCGGAGGTGCCTTGGACACAGTTGCTCGTCGAGAAACAGGTGGGCCTGTGGCATGCGCCCGGTTTTGGCTTGTTGTTGCGACGCGAAGCGTGGCTGGCATCGTGCATGTTGGAAGCTGCCGCCAGCCTGGAGCAGGCACAAACCCAGTTATCGAAAGACCTTGCCGCGTTAGGCTGGCAGGTATGGCCTGAAACTCAGTCCCGACATGAACCGCCTCCCCCATCACACGCCAAGGCAGAGCTGGCATGGATGGGGACTTTTGACGATCATGGCAGTTTGTCCAGTGTGAATCGGGCTTTGACGGCGGCCCTGGAGGCCCGGGGGCAACGGGGCATAACCCGCCTGCCGCTGGAAAAGCACACCACTTTGCCCAACCCCAAGGCCGTCGTGGTGCGCCATGCCTGGCCGCCGGATTGGCGGCGGCCTGCCTGCAGCAAGTTCGTCGTCATTCAGCCTTGGGAATACGGCCGCCTGCCCCAGGAATGGGTCAAGCAATCCGGTCAGGTGGACCAATTCTGGGTGCCCTCCACCTACGTGCAGCGGGTTTATGTGGAGTCCGGCATCCCGGCAGAAAAAGTGCGCGTCGTGCCCAATGGTGTGGACGTGTCCAGGTTCCATCCTGCTGCGCCGCCCCGAGAGTTGCCCACGCGCAAGCGATTCAAGTTTTTGTTCGTCGGCGGCACGATTTTCCGCAAAGGCCCGGACGCCCTGCTGGAGGCTTATCTGGCCAGCTTCACCGCGCAGGACGATGTCTGCCTGGTCATCAAGGATTTTGGCGGGGATAGTTTTTACGCCGGACAAACCATGGCCGAGAAAATCCAGAGCCTGCAGCAAAAGCCTGGTTTGCCGGAAATCGTTTATTTGAATGAGGACTGGCCGGGGGAGGCCCTGCCCGGTTTGTACACCGCCTGCGATTGTCTGGTGCATCCTTATCGCGGCGAAGGCTTCGGCCTGCCGGTGCTGGAGGCCATGGCCTGCGGCCTGCCGGTGATTGTGACGCGGGGCGGTGGCGCGGATGACTTTACACCGGACGCCCTGGTGTATGCCGTCCCGGCGCAGCGGCGCAGCATCGGAAACACTCTGAGTGGCATGACGCTGGCGGGTGAAGGCTGGGTGCTGGAACCGGATCGCCGCGCTTTGATGCAGTGGATGAAGCACGTGGTGGCGCACGTGGACGAGGCGAAGCAAAAAGGCCGGGCAGCCGCCGCCCATGTGCGGGAGCATTGGACCTGGGATGCCGCCGCCCGGAAAGCCCTCGTGTGTCTGGCGGAATGGGAGACCGCTCCACCGTCAAACTCGACGCCGGCCGCGCCGGTGGCCGGGGCCAAACCCATCTCCATCACCCTGCCGCCGGCGGGATGGTTGGGGAATTTGCAAGAGGCCCGGGAGCATTTCAACCAAAAGCACTGGCGGCCAGCCTGGGAGGAGACGCTCAAGGCCATTCAATTGCGGCCCTATCATCCGGAGGCCTATCTGCTGCTGGCGGAAATTGCCCGCGCCCTGAATGACATGGAGACGGCGCGGCGCATGGCCGAGCGCAGCCGCCGCATGGCGCCGGCATGGAAAGCTCCCAAAAAGCTGTTGAATGCCCTGCACGGAAAAGGAACGGCAAAATGCAAGGACTGGCCGCAGCCTCCCGCCGAATCAGCCGCCCCGCGGCTGACGGTGGCCTTGATTGTCAAAAACGAGGAGGCCTTTCTGGACCGTTGTCTGGCCTCGGTCAGGGAACTGGCCGCTCAAATTGTGGTGGTGGACACCGGCAGCACGGATCGCACGGTGGAAATTGCGCGCGCTCACGGCGCGGAGGTGCATCATTTCGCGTGGTGCGACGATTTCAGCGCCGCCCGCAACGCCATGCTCGAGCACGTGCGGGGGGACTGGGTGCTGATGCTGGATGCGGACGAGGAACTGAAGGCCGAGTCGCGCGCCCGGCTGTTGGAAGAAATCAAAAACGACAAGGTCATGGCCTACCGGCTGCCTCTGGAGGATGTGGGGGCGGAGGCCGAAGGCTGCAGCTATGTGCCGCGCTTGTGGCGCAACGCGCCGGGACTGTTTTTTGTGGGGCGGGTGCATGAGCAAATCTTCAGCAGCATCGAGGTGCGCCGCACTGAGTGGGGACTGGACAATGCGTTAAGCCAGGCGGTTCTGCGGCATTACGGCTACACCGCGGAAGTCACGCAGGCGCGCGGCAAGGTGGAAAGGAATTTGCGGTTGTTGCAGGCCGCGGTGCAGGAGCTGCCGGACGAACCCAATCTGCTCATGAATCTGGGGCTGGAGCTGGCGCGCTCCGGACGGCTGGAGGAGGCGCTGGAGCAGTACGAGGCCGCCTTCCAAAGCATGAGCCGCAAACCGCTGGCACAGGTGGTGCCGGAATTGCGCGAATCGCTGCTCATGCAGTACGCCTCCCACTTGATGCAGGCGCGGCGGTTTGGGGATGTGGTTCGCGTGCTACGCTCCCCCCTGGCCGGTCTGCAAGGGGGGTTGACGGCTTCCCTGCATTTTGCCCTGGGTCTGGCTTTGCTCGAGGAAAAACGGCCGCAGGAAGCGGCAGTGGAAATGCGCGCCTGTCTGGCCAAACGGCAGCGGCCGTGCCTGGGCCGCATCAATACCCTGATTCACACCGCCGCGCCTTGGCATTGCCTGGCCAAGGCCTTGGCCCTGGCCGGGGAAACCCAGGCGGCCCGGCAGGCTTTTGCGGATGCCATCCACACCTGGCCGGATTATCTGCCGCTTCGGTGGGACTATGCCTGCTGGCTGTGGCAACAACGTGAGGCGGTGCCGGCGCTCGAGCAGCTTCATGCCATTGTTTCGAGGGATGCCCGGCACCTGGCGGCCTGGAGACTCGGCGCGGAAATCGCGCTCAGCCAGCCGGAGTATCACGAGTTTGCGCTGGATTGGACGGGAGAGGCCATAAAGTGTAATCCTGACACTAATGAACTCAAGGCGCTGCGCGCTGAGGCCTTGTTGTTGAACGGCCAGCCGGAGGAGGCGCTGCCCCTGTTGCAGCAGGTGGCGCTCAACGGCCACTTCCGCCTGCATGCGGCGCGCATCCTGTGCGAGCTGGCCTTGTCTCAGCCTCCGGCGGCGCTGGCCCCCGAGAAGGAAATGCAGGTCAGCCGGGAATTTGTGGGCTGGTATCGCCGGTTGATTGACAGCCGCGGGGCCGCTGCGCTGCAGCAGGTCAATCAGCGGCTGGAGCATCTGGCGGCGGTGTTGCCCTCGGCGGCCCGGCTGCTGCAGGCGGCCCTGGCGGAGGCCGACACGGACGCGGCGGGAGGTCAACAAAATATTTCCACGACGGCTTAA
- a CDS encoding cytidylyltransferase domain-containing protein — MKVAAFLPAKGSSDRLPNKNTMLLDGEPLFLRGLRKLLACPSVDEVWLDTESAQIEALAGEVKCRILRRDPLLASNKTDGHQLFLNEVRHCDADICVQLLCTSPFIRPQTIERAIEVLKTDASYDSVVAVRKEKQYRWENGRPLYNLEHIPNSADLEDTIVESMGLYVMRREAALATGRRIGNHPYLLPLDPLESVDVNWPADFEMANLIAIGQREQERRLFANMKLLLSSPLLSDLLDDMKLEGVLSREFQLNLPDSKILGRAKTLQIDVCADDEDFRKIYEGLNLYDHVVSNDVIVVANHAPGFAFFGELNANLAVRSGAVGAVIDGVTRDWPDTRRMGFPVFAKGHYCRDTRKRGIVTSRNRTIVVDGISIHKDDLIFGDSDGIVVIPRKHEQAILKEAMSRKKNEADILLAIAQGIQTSELVKQFGLF, encoded by the coding sequence ATGAAAGTCGCCGCCTTTCTGCCTGCCAAGGGATCGAGTGACCGGTTGCCCAACAAAAACACCATGCTGCTGGACGGCGAGCCGCTTTTTTTGCGCGGTTTGCGCAAGTTGCTGGCGTGTCCGTCGGTGGATGAAGTGTGGCTGGACACGGAATCAGCCCAAATCGAAGCGCTCGCCGGCGAGGTCAAGTGTCGTATCCTGCGGCGCGACCCGTTGCTGGCCTCCAACAAGACCGATGGGCATCAGTTGTTCTTGAATGAGGTGCGGCATTGCGATGCGGATATTTGTGTGCAACTGCTGTGCACCTCGCCCTTCATCCGCCCGCAAACGATTGAGCGGGCCATCGAAGTGCTCAAAACGGATGCGAGTTACGACTCGGTGGTGGCGGTGCGCAAGGAGAAACAATACCGGTGGGAGAATGGGCGGCCCCTCTACAACCTGGAACACATTCCCAACAGTGCGGATTTGGAGGATACCATCGTCGAATCCATGGGGCTGTATGTCATGCGGCGTGAAGCCGCCCTGGCCACGGGTCGGCGGATTGGCAATCATCCCTATCTCCTGCCTCTGGACCCCTTGGAGTCGGTGGATGTCAACTGGCCGGCGGATTTTGAAATGGCCAACCTGATTGCGATTGGCCAGCGCGAGCAGGAGCGGCGGTTGTTTGCCAACATGAAGCTCCTGCTCTCCAGTCCGTTGCTGTCGGACCTCCTCGACGATATGAAACTCGAGGGCGTCTTGTCGCGCGAATTTCAGTTGAACCTGCCCGACAGCAAAATCCTCGGGCGGGCCAAGACCCTGCAAATTGATGTCTGCGCGGATGACGAAGACTTCCGCAAAATCTACGAGGGCTTGAACCTCTACGATCACGTGGTCTCCAATGATGTGATTGTGGTGGCCAATCATGCGCCGGGCTTCGCGTTCTTTGGGGAGTTGAATGCCAACCTGGCGGTGCGTTCGGGGGCGGTGGGCGCTGTCATTGACGGGGTGACGCGGGACTGGCCCGATACGCGGCGCATGGGCTTTCCGGTCTTTGCCAAAGGCCATTACTGCCGCGACACGCGCAAACGCGGCATCGTGACCTCCCGCAACCGCACGATTGTCGTGGATGGCATCAGCATCCACAAAGATGACCTCATCTTTGGCGACAGCGACGGCATCGTGGTCATTCCGCGCAAGCATGAGCAGGCCATCCTGAAAGAGGCCATGAGCCGCAAGAAGAATGAGGCTGACATTCTGCTGGCGATTGCTCAAGGCATTCAAACCAGCGAGCTGGTCAAGCAATTTGGTCTTTTTTGA
- the fliD gene encoding flagellar filament capping protein FliD, whose protein sequence is MDLGVSGLASGFDWRSFIDQMLQIERTPQTRMRNEQSTLRKINDAYASLKTQLQALQGKVEALQKEELYQARTAKTSDASIASASAATGAAVGEYRFTVSQWATAAVQQGLSNRGAGLNSTNDVSGLVLSQAAFSRAITAGTFTVNGKQITVETSDTLQGVFDKIAAATGGAVTGSYDAATDTISLTSASEIVLGAATDTSNFLQVARLANNGTGTVTSRSALGVVQVGAKLNAANLSTPITGDAAGKGEFKINGVSITYDTATDTVAAVLARINQSQAGVYASYDAENDRFLLTNKTTGDVGIGLEDVTGNFLAATGLSGGSLQRGTDMLYTVNDSGTLVSRSNTITEESSGIAGLSVTLLKPLAAGQTHEFTVTVGADTEKVKTALNDFISEYNKTQSLIDSQTAITTDANGKVTANTLAGMTDVYEIARQLRSLATQALSGLSGNLTRLSDLGIDTSGTDNSLKLADSAKLDDWLNNRLDEVAAFFTDETYGFASKYSAYLEHVVDEEGVLAKTQNSLNKQVSNLDDQIAEQERYVQNVREQMVRSFLAMENAQAQANQQLSFLLQRFGSK, encoded by the coding sequence ATGGACCTGGGTGTATCCGGACTCGCTTCGGGGTTTGACTGGCGCAGCTTTATTGACCAGATGCTGCAAATCGAGCGCACCCCGCAGACGCGGATGCGCAACGAGCAGAGCACACTGCGCAAAATCAACGATGCCTATGCCAGCCTGAAAACCCAGCTCCAGGCGCTCCAGGGCAAGGTGGAGGCGCTGCAAAAAGAGGAGCTGTACCAGGCGCGCACCGCCAAAACCTCCGATGCCTCCATAGCCAGCGCCTCGGCGGCCACCGGCGCGGCGGTGGGAGAATACCGTTTTACTGTCAGCCAATGGGCCACCGCCGCGGTACAGCAGGGGCTGAGCAACCGCGGCGCCGGTTTGAACAGCACCAACGATGTGTCGGGGCTGGTATTGAGCCAGGCGGCCTTCTCACGGGCCATCACCGCCGGCACGTTCACGGTGAACGGAAAGCAGATTACGGTGGAGACCAGCGACACCCTCCAGGGAGTCTTCGATAAAATTGCCGCCGCCACCGGCGGGGCGGTGACCGGCAGTTATGATGCGGCCACCGACACCATTTCCCTGACCAGCGCCTCGGAAATCGTTTTGGGCGCGGCCACGGACACCAGCAATTTTCTCCAGGTGGCCCGCCTGGCCAACAACGGCACCGGCACGGTCACCAGCCGCTCCGCCTTGGGGGTGGTGCAGGTGGGCGCCAAACTCAACGCGGCCAACTTGAGCACACCCATCACGGGCGATGCCGCCGGCAAAGGCGAGTTCAAAATCAACGGGGTCAGCATCACCTACGACACGGCCACCGACACCGTGGCCGCGGTCCTGGCGCGCATCAATCAATCGCAGGCAGGGGTGTACGCCAGTTACGACGCCGAAAACGACCGTTTCCTCCTGACCAACAAAACCACCGGCGATGTGGGCATCGGGCTGGAGGACGTGACCGGCAATTTTCTGGCGGCCACCGGCTTGAGCGGCGGCTCTTTGCAGCGCGGCACGGATATGCTCTATACGGTGAACGACTCGGGCACACTGGTCAGCCGCAGCAACACCATCACCGAGGAATCCAGCGGCATCGCGGGGCTTTCGGTCACCCTGTTGAAACCGCTGGCGGCGGGACAAACTCATGAATTTACCGTCACGGTGGGCGCCGATACGGAAAAGGTCAAAACAGCGCTCAATGACTTCATCAGCGAGTACAACAAGACCCAGTCCCTGATTGATTCGCAGACGGCGATTACCACCGACGCCAACGGCAAGGTGACGGCCAACACGCTGGCGGGCATGACCGATGTTTATGAGATTGCCCGGCAATTGCGCTCTCTGGCCACCCAGGCGTTGAGCGGACTGTCCGGCAATCTGACACGCCTGAGTGACCTGGGCATTGATACCAGCGGCACCGACAATTCCCTCAAGCTGGCGGACAGCGCCAAATTGGATGATTGGCTGAACAACCGCCTGGACGAGGTGGCGGCGTTTTTCACCGATGAAACCTACGGCTTTGCCTCAAAATACAGCGCCTACCTGGAACACGTGGTGGATGAGGAGGGCGTGCTGGCCAAGACCCAGAACTCCCTGAACAAGCAGGTCTCCAATCTGGATGACCAGATTGCCGAGCAGGAGCGCTACGTGCAGAACGTGCGCGAGCAGATGGTGCGCAGCTTCCTGGCCATGGAAAATGCCCAGGCCCAGGCCAATCAACAATTGTCCTTTTTATTGCAACGGTTTGGCTCCAAGTAA
- a CDS encoding flagellin, whose amino-acid sequence MVINTNTSAISSARLLSESSALLAKSLSRLSSGSKIVNPEDDAGGLAVSLKFDAQINRNNAAKSNVLNALSFNQTRDGYLQKVQKALDRMSELAVLAQDVTKTEDDRALYDKEFQELVDFIEETAQKDFNGISLFTNTDLAITSDSDAKTFDLKGINLSATQYDFSSVGVSTSAAAVNALTAVKAAIDQLATDRATVAAGNAHLTYVADRLSILNDNLVASNSRIKDVDVAEESTKFARYNILVQAGTAMLAQANASPQSALRLLS is encoded by the coding sequence ATGGTTATCAATACTAACACATCGGCCATCAGCAGCGCTCGCCTGCTCTCGGAATCATCCGCCCTGCTCGCCAAATCGCTGTCGCGCTTGTCCTCGGGTTCCAAGATCGTGAACCCGGAAGACGATGCCGGCGGTCTGGCCGTGTCGTTGAAGTTTGACGCGCAGATCAACCGCAACAATGCGGCCAAATCGAACGTCCTCAACGCGCTGTCCTTCAACCAGACCCGCGATGGGTACTTGCAGAAGGTGCAGAAGGCCCTCGACCGCATGAGCGAGTTGGCCGTGCTGGCGCAGGATGTGACCAAGACGGAAGATGACCGCGCGCTGTACGATAAGGAGTTCCAGGAACTGGTGGACTTCATTGAGGAGACCGCCCAAAAGGACTTCAACGGCATCAGCCTGTTTACGAACACGGATCTGGCGATCACCAGTGACAGCGACGCCAAGACCTTTGACTTGAAAGGCATCAACCTTTCGGCGACTCAGTACGACTTCTCCTCGGTGGGGGTGTCCACGAGCGCTGCGGCGGTCAACGCCCTGACGGCGGTCAAGGCAGCCATCGATCAACTGGCGACCGACCGCGCCACTGTCGCTGCTGGCAACGCGCACCTGACCTACGTGGCCGACCGGCTCAGCATCCTGAACGACAACCTCGTGGCGTCCAACAGCCGCATCAAGGATGTGGACGTGGCCGAGGAAAGCACCAAGTTTGCCCGCTACAACATCCTGGTTCAGGCAGGCACCGCGATGTTGGCTCAGGCAAATGCCAGCCCGCAATCGGCGCTCCGCCTGCTGTCTTAA